From Mytilus edulis chromosome 9, xbMytEdul2.2, whole genome shotgun sequence, the proteins below share one genomic window:
- the LOC139490088 gene encoding ATP-dependent DNA helicase RecQ-like: protein MAEDLFNHALNAALRKRNITYNLKTLQKECIQSVLEHKDVFGMLPTGYGKSLIYTVLPDLFFIHQQLSIVSNITPVLERDTSIIIVISPLVSLMKDQEIAFNTMGIDCAYLGDMDDKVKLKNIENGLVPILLMSPESLFSGKWRNLLTNKVYQCHLSAIVIDEAHCVEEWCVVRLVQ, encoded by the exons ATGGCGGAAGACCTCTTTAACCATGCCTTAAACGCTGcattaagaaaaagaaatataacgTATAAtcttaaaacattacaaaaagaaTGCATACAATCAGTTTTAGAACATAAAGATGTTTTTGGTATGTTGCCAACTGGCTACGGCAAAAGCCTTATTTACACTGTCCTACcggatttattttttatacaccAGCAGCTTTCAATTGTCAGCAATATCACACCTGTACTTGAGCGTGATACTTCtattataattgtaatttcacCTCTCGTTAGTTTAATGAAGGACCAAGAAATCGCTTTCAACACTATGGGTATCGACTGTGCCTATCTTGGTGACATGGACGATAAAG TGAAACTTAAAAACATAGAGAATGGTCTGGTACCAATATTATTAATGAGTCCAGAGAGTCTATTTAGTGGTAAATGGAGAAATTTGTTGACAAATAAAGTATATCAGTGTCATTTATCAGCAATTGTAATAGATGAAGCTCACTGTGTTGAAGAATGGTGTGTTGTTAGATTAGTTCAATAA